In Macadamia integrifolia cultivar HAES 741 chromosome 13, SCU_Mint_v3, whole genome shotgun sequence, one DNA window encodes the following:
- the LOC122059347 gene encoding LRR receptor-like serine/threonine-protein kinase ER1: MAKPQFLLFLLLFFFLMYQQSLQQQQQQQQINAVDLAALHDIRNSLRDLPHSDFFSTWDFAAPNPCSTFTGLLCSPDPSASASATPLLRVTSLTLGTGLAGSSGLMGSISPALSNLTALTQIILYAGIVSGSIPPQLGTLKNLRVISLTNNRLSGPIPSSLSTLPNLHTLDLSGNQLGGPVPAGLTGLPSLRVLLLESNQLSGEFPNVSTQLLHLDLKNNRFSGVLPSLPSSLRYLSMSKNEMWGPLNVLEPLSELVYLDLSMNWFSGSIPETLFRSTLSSLLLQRNNLSGGVPKTKAVDATSYGEGSTVDLSHNLLSGELSPVLAGVEILFLNSNRLIGIVPDEYVQSVLVGSMKTLYLQHNYLSGFPLESGSPLPDSASLCLSYNCMIPPVRTMTCPANAGGLLSRPAYQCRLVHLGNAD; the protein is encoded by the coding sequence ATGGCGAAGCCTCAGTTTCTTCTGTTTCTGctactctttttcttcctcatgtACCAGCAGTCCCtccaacagcagcagcagcagcagcaaatCAATGCCGTCGATCTCGCTGCCCTCCACGACATCAGGAACAGTCTGAGAGATCTCCCGCATTCAGATTTCTTCTCCACCTGGGACTTCGCTGCACCCAATCCTTGCTCCACCTTCACTGGTCTCCTCTGCTCTCCTGACCCCTCCGCCAGCGCCAGCGCCACTCCTCTCCTCCGGGTAACCTCCCTCACTCTCGGCACCGGGCTGGCAGGATCTTCCGGACTGATGGGTTCAATCTCTCCCGCTCTCTCCAACCTCACTGCTCTCACCCAGATCATCCTCTACGCCGGAATTGTCTCCGGTTCAATTCCTCCTCAACTCGGCACCTTAAAGAACCTCCGAGTCATCTCCTTAACCAACAACCGCTTGTCCGGTCCGATTCCGAGCAGTCTCTCAACCCTTCCAAACCTTCACACACTCGATCTTAGTGGTAACCAACTCGGTGGTCCGGTTCCCGCGGGTCTCACTGGGTTACCCTCGCTAAGGGTTCTACTCCTGGAATCCAATCAACTCTCGGGCGAGTTTCCTAACGTGTCGACTCAGCTTCTCCACCTCGATTTGAAAAACAACCGTTTCTCGGGAGTCCTTCCGTCACTGCCGTCGTCCCTCCGTTATCTCTCCATGTCTAAAAACGAGATGTGGGGCCCACTAAACGTCCTAGAACCTCTATCAGAGTTAGTGTACCTCGACCTGAGCATGAACTGGTTCAGTGGGAGTATCCCGGAGACACTGTTTCGTTCAACGCTCTCATCATTACTGCTCCAACGGAACAATTTGTCTGGTGGGGTCCCCAAAACAAAGGCCGTTGATGCAACATCGTACGGTGAGGGATCGACCGTGGACTTGAGCCATAACCTTTTATCAGGAGAGTTGTCACCGGTTTTGGCAGGCGTCGAGATCTTGTTCTTGAATAGCAACCGTTTGATCGGGATCGTACCGGATGAGTACGTGCAGAGTGTCTTGGTGGGTAGCATGAAAACACTATACCTACAACACAATTACCTCTCCGGGTTCCCTTTAGAAAGCGGGTCGCCATTGCCGGACTCAGCTTCGCTTTGCTTGTCTTACAACTGTATGATTCCACCCGTCAGGACGATGACCTGCCCTGCCAATGCCGGTGGGCTGCTTTCGAGACCCGCTTATCAGTGCCGGTTGGTCCACCTTGGCAATGCCGATTAA
- the LOC122060081 gene encoding 28S ribosomal protein S33, mitochondrial-like has translation MSSSGGSLRSMLAAAAIRGVTEARAKIFGHVLNPTGQRSPHKILRKKLIGEKVAQWYPHDIKKDDPLVMARQEQERLSKLEMLKRRGKGPPKKGQGRRAVKRSK, from the exons ATGAGCAGTAGCGGCGGTAGCTTGAGGAGCATGTTGGCGGCAGCGGCCATAAGAGGAGTGACAGAAGCAAGGGCGAAGATATTCGGTCACGTTCTGAACCCAACAGGCCAGAGATCACCTCATAAGATTCTCCGTAAGAAGCTCATCGGCGAGAAAGTCGCTCAGTGGTACCCTCATGATATCAAGAAGGACGATCCACTTGTAATGGCCCGTCAAGAACAAGA GCGCTTATCTAAACTAGAAATGTTAAAACGTCGTGGGAAGGGTCCTCCCAAGAAGggccaaggaagaagagctgTTAAACGTAGCAAGTAG
- the LOC122059327 gene encoding myb family transcription factor IPN2-like isoform X1, producing the protein MFQSKKPTMNSHDRPMCVQGDSGLVLTTDPKPRLRWTVELHERFVDAVTQLGGPDKATPKTIMRVMGVKGLTLYHLKSHLQKFRLGKQPHKEFNDHSVKEGERALDLQRNASSGIMGRGLNDRNGQITDAIRMQMEVQRRLQEQIEVQKHLQLRIEAQGKYMQSILDKACQTLDGENMTSGSYKGVSNQGVVDMGSMKDFGSQMGFPSLQDLHIYEEEQVDMQPHMDRSSLEGFMPANDTISLGKKRHSPYGGNSKNPLMWADDLRLQELGTAAACLSTQEDEFKGYQLQIGADMDSMSDVYEAKPPILSGDGEKKFDAPSKLERQSPRRAPHPVERINPMIKGGTLFQGRNMSYG; encoded by the exons ATGTTCCAATCCAAGAAACCTACTATGAATTCACATGATAGGCCTATGTGTGTTCAAGGTGACTCGGGGCTTGTCCTCACAACAGACCCAAAGCCTCGTCTTCGATGGACAGTCGAGCTTCATGAACGATTCGTCGATGCTGTGACTCAGCTCGGAGGACCAGACA AGGCCACTCCGAAGACCATCATGAGAGTTATGGGTGTTAAGGGTCTCACTCTATACCATCTCAAGAGCCATCttcag AAATTCAGGCTTGGGAAGCAGCCACATAAGGAATTCAATGATCACTCAGTTAAGGAGGGTGAGAGAG CTCTAGATCTTCAGAGAAATGCATCCTCAGGGATAATGGGTCGAGGCTTAAATGA CAGGAATGGTCAGATCACAGATGCAATTAGGATGCAAATGGAAGTCCAAAGGAGATTGCAAGAACAAATAGag GTACAAAAGCACCTCCAGTTGAGAATTGAAGCACAAGGGAAGTATATGCAGTCAATACTTGATAAAGCTTGTCAAACACTTGATGGTGAAAACATGACCTCAGGAAGCTACAAGGGTGTTAGTAATCAAGGAGTTGTTGACATGGGTTCCATGAAAGATTTTGGTTCTCAAATGGGCTTCCCCTCTCTTCAAGACCTACACATATATGAAGAAGAGCAAGTAGACATGCAGCCACATATGGACAGATCATCTCTTGAAGGATTCATGCCTGCCAATGATACCATCAGTCTTGGGAAGAAGAGGCATAGTCCCTATGGTGGTAATAGCAAGAATCCTTTAATGTGGGCTGATGACCTCAGACTACAAGAATTAGGAACAGCAGCAGCATGTCTAAGCACTCAAGAAGATGAATTTAAGGGTTACCAGCTTCAAATTGGTGCAGATATGGATTCAATGTCAGATGTTTATGAAGCCAAGCCACCAATCCTCTCCGgtgatggagaaaaaaaatttgatgcaCCATCAAAGCTTGAAAGACAGTCGCCGCGAAGAGCACCACATCCAGTAGAGAGAATCAATCCTATGATCAAGGGTGGTACCTTATTTCAAGGAAGAAATATGTCTTATGGTTGa
- the LOC122059327 gene encoding myb family transcription factor IPN2-like isoform X2, with translation MFQSKKPTMNSHDRPMCVQGDSGLVLTTDPKPRLRWTVELHERFVDAVTQLGGPDKATPKTIMRVMGVKGLTLYHLKSHLQKFRLGKQPHKEFNDHSVKEGERALDLQRNASSGIMGRGLNENGQITDAIRMQMEVQRRLQEQIEVQKHLQLRIEAQGKYMQSILDKACQTLDGENMTSGSYKGVSNQGVVDMGSMKDFGSQMGFPSLQDLHIYEEEQVDMQPHMDRSSLEGFMPANDTISLGKKRHSPYGGNSKNPLMWADDLRLQELGTAAACLSTQEDEFKGYQLQIGADMDSMSDVYEAKPPILSGDGEKKFDAPSKLERQSPRRAPHPVERINPMIKGGTLFQGRNMSYG, from the exons ATGTTCCAATCCAAGAAACCTACTATGAATTCACATGATAGGCCTATGTGTGTTCAAGGTGACTCGGGGCTTGTCCTCACAACAGACCCAAAGCCTCGTCTTCGATGGACAGTCGAGCTTCATGAACGATTCGTCGATGCTGTGACTCAGCTCGGAGGACCAGACA AGGCCACTCCGAAGACCATCATGAGAGTTATGGGTGTTAAGGGTCTCACTCTATACCATCTCAAGAGCCATCttcag AAATTCAGGCTTGGGAAGCAGCCACATAAGGAATTCAATGATCACTCAGTTAAGGAGGGTGAGAGAG CTCTAGATCTTCAGAGAAATGCATCCTCAGGGATAATGGGTCGAGGCTTAAATGA GAATGGTCAGATCACAGATGCAATTAGGATGCAAATGGAAGTCCAAAGGAGATTGCAAGAACAAATAGag GTACAAAAGCACCTCCAGTTGAGAATTGAAGCACAAGGGAAGTATATGCAGTCAATACTTGATAAAGCTTGTCAAACACTTGATGGTGAAAACATGACCTCAGGAAGCTACAAGGGTGTTAGTAATCAAGGAGTTGTTGACATGGGTTCCATGAAAGATTTTGGTTCTCAAATGGGCTTCCCCTCTCTTCAAGACCTACACATATATGAAGAAGAGCAAGTAGACATGCAGCCACATATGGACAGATCATCTCTTGAAGGATTCATGCCTGCCAATGATACCATCAGTCTTGGGAAGAAGAGGCATAGTCCCTATGGTGGTAATAGCAAGAATCCTTTAATGTGGGCTGATGACCTCAGACTACAAGAATTAGGAACAGCAGCAGCATGTCTAAGCACTCAAGAAGATGAATTTAAGGGTTACCAGCTTCAAATTGGTGCAGATATGGATTCAATGTCAGATGTTTATGAAGCCAAGCCACCAATCCTCTCCGgtgatggagaaaaaaaatttgatgcaCCATCAAAGCTTGAAAGACAGTCGCCGCGAAGAGCACCACATCCAGTAGAGAGAATCAATCCTATGATCAAGGGTGGTACCTTATTTCAAGGAAGAAATATGTCTTATGGTTGa